In Pseudomonas sp. MM213, a genomic segment contains:
- the recF gene encoding DNA replication/repair protein RecF (All proteins in this family for which functions are known are DNA-binding proteins that assist the filamentation of RecA onto DNA for the initiation of recombination or recombinational repair.), with translation MSLSRVSVTAVRNLHPVTFSPSPRINILYGANGSGKTSVLEAIHLLGLARSFRSTRLLPVIQYEQLACTVFGQVELAEGGHSALGISRDRQGEFQIRIDGQNARSAAQLAEILPLQLINPDSFRLLEGAPKIRRQFLDWGVFHVEPRFMSTWQRLQKALRQRNSWLRHGTLDAVSQAVWDRELCQASAEIDEYRRAYIKALKPVFEQTLSELVELEGLTLSYYRGWDKDRELSAVLAGSVQRDQQMGHTQAGPQRADLRLRLGAHNAADILSRGQQKLVVCALRIAQGHLVSQARRGQCIYLVDDLPSELDEQHRRALCRLLEDLRCQVFITCVDHELLREGWQTETPVALFHVEQGRITQTHDHRE, from the coding sequence ATGTCATTAAGTCGCGTCTCGGTCACCGCGGTGCGCAATCTGCACCCGGTGACCTTCTCCCCCTCCCCCCGAATCAACATTCTTTACGGCGCCAACGGCAGCGGCAAAACCAGTGTTCTGGAAGCCATTCACCTGCTGGGGCTTGCCCGTTCGTTTCGTAGTACCCGCCTTTTGCCGGTTATTCAGTACGAGCAATTGGCCTGTACCGTATTCGGTCAGGTTGAGTTGGCTGAGGGCGGGCATAGCGCACTGGGGATATCACGGGACCGCCAAGGCGAGTTCCAGATCCGTATTGACGGGCAGAACGCGCGCAGTGCGGCACAGCTGGCGGAGATCCTGCCGCTGCAACTGATCAACCCTGATAGCTTCCGCCTGCTTGAAGGCGCACCGAAGATTCGCCGGCAGTTTCTCGACTGGGGCGTGTTCCACGTGGAACCGCGGTTCATGTCCACCTGGCAGCGCTTGCAGAAGGCCCTGCGCCAGAGAAACTCTTGGCTGCGGCATGGTACACTTGACGCCGTTTCGCAAGCGGTTTGGGACAGGGAACTGTGCCAGGCCAGCGCTGAAATTGATGAATACCGCCGTGCCTATATCAAAGCCTTGAAACCAGTCTTTGAACAGACCTTGAGCGAACTGGTTGAGCTTGAAGGTTTGACGCTCAGCTATTACCGAGGCTGGGACAAAGACCGCGAATTGAGTGCAGTGCTCGCTGGGTCCGTTCAGCGAGACCAGCAGATGGGGCATACCCAGGCCGGACCACAACGCGCTGATTTGCGCCTCAGATTGGGTGCACATAACGCCGCGGACATCTTGTCCCGCGGTCAGCAGAAGTTGGTGGTCTGTGCATTGCGGATTGCCCAAGGGCACCTGGTCAGCCAGGCCCGACGCGGCCAGTGTATTTATCTGGTGGATGACTTGCCGTCCGAACTGGACGAGCAGCACCGCCGCGCGCTTTGCCGCTTGTTGGAAGACTTACGCTGCCAGGTGTTTATCACCTGTGTAGATCACGAATTATTGAGGGAAGGCTGGCAGACGGAAACGCCAGTCGCTCTGTTCCACGTGGAACAGGGCCGTATCACCCAGACCCACGACCATCGGGAGTGA